The following are from one region of the Bacillus methanolicus MGA3 genome:
- the wecB gene encoding non-hydrolyzing UDP-N-acetylglucosamine 2-epimerase: MKILTVLGARPQFIKAAPVSRVLREKYTELIIHTGQHYDSNMSDIFFEELNIPKPDYYLGVGSGNHGKQTGEMLAKIEEIILKEKPDYLMVYGDTNSTLAGALAAAKLHVPVIHIEAGLRSFNKKMPEEINRIMTDHVSEYLFCPTDTAVENLRNENITRNVYNIGDVMYDAVLYNRELAADKSNILETHGLTKNGYHLITIHRAENTDDVQNMKNILEAFSKIDEVKVWPIHPRTKNKLSSYGIRLDDIPNLKVIEPVGYLDMLTLEANAKKIITDSGGVQKEAYFMEVPCVTVREQTEWVETLEEDANILVGTDVNKILSAVQKNVNPSYKEVFGDGKAAHKIVELIENR, from the coding sequence ATGAAAATATTGACGGTTTTAGGTGCAAGGCCTCAATTTATTAAAGCGGCACCTGTTTCCAGAGTATTGAGAGAAAAGTATACAGAGCTTATTATCCATACAGGCCAGCATTACGACAGCAATATGTCCGACATTTTTTTTGAAGAATTAAATATACCTAAACCGGATTATTACTTAGGTGTAGGTTCTGGAAACCACGGTAAACAAACTGGTGAAATGCTTGCGAAAATAGAAGAAATTATCTTGAAAGAAAAGCCCGATTACTTGATGGTGTACGGTGATACAAATTCTACATTGGCCGGCGCCCTCGCGGCAGCAAAGCTGCACGTTCCGGTGATTCATATTGAAGCAGGACTTCGAAGCTTTAATAAGAAAATGCCGGAAGAAATCAACCGGATTATGACTGACCACGTTTCTGAATATTTGTTTTGTCCGACCGATACAGCAGTTGAAAATTTAAGAAATGAAAATATTACACGAAATGTTTATAATATCGGCGATGTCATGTATGATGCTGTTTTATATAACCGTGAATTAGCAGCTGATAAATCGAACATTCTGGAAACACACGGACTAACTAAAAATGGATACCATCTTATCACCATTCACCGGGCAGAAAATACAGATGATGTCCAGAACATGAAGAATATTTTGGAGGCATTTTCCAAAATCGACGAGGTTAAGGTTTGGCCTATCCATCCTAGAACGAAAAACAAGCTTTCAAGTTATGGAATTCGTTTAGATGACATCCCTAATCTAAAAGTAATTGAGCCAGTAGGTTATCTAGATATGCTTACTTTAGAAGCAAATGCGAAAAAGATTATTACCGATTCGGGCGGTGTACAAAAGGAAGCTTACTTTATGGAAGTACCTTGCGTAACGGTCCGCGAACAAACTGAATGGGTTGAAACGCTTGAAGAAGATGCCAATATTCTTGTTGGCACAGATGTAAATAAAATTCTTTCTGCAGTTCAGAAAAATGTCAACCCTTCTTATAAAGAAGTATTTGGAGATGGAAAAGCAGCACATAAAATTGTTGAACTGATCGAAAACAGGTAA